In the Panthera uncia isolate 11264 chromosome D2, Puncia_PCG_1.0, whole genome shotgun sequence genome, one interval contains:
- the PGAM1 gene encoding phosphoglycerate mutase 1, producing the protein MAAYKLVLIRHGESAWNLENRFSGWYDADLSPAGHEEAKRGGQALRDAGYEFDICFTSVQKRAIRTLWTVLDAIDQMWLPVVRTWRLNERHYGGLTGLNKAETAAKHGEAQVKIWRRSYDVPPPPMEPDHPFYSNISKDRRYADLTEDQLPSCESLKDTIARALPFWNEEIVPQIKEGKRVLIAAHGNSLRGIVKHLEGLSEEAIMELNLPTGIPMVYELDKNLKPIKPMQFLGDEETVRKAMEAVAAQGKAKK; encoded by the exons ATGGCCGCCTATAAGCTGGTGCTGATCAGGCACGGCGAGAGCGCTTGGAACCTGGAGAACCGCTTCAGCGGCTGGTACGACGCCGACTTGAGCCCTGCCGGGCACGAGGAGGCGAAGCGCGGCGGGCAGGCGCTGCGAG ATGCTGGCTATGAGTTTGACATCTGCTTCACCTCCGTGCAGAAGAGAGCAATTCGGACTCTCTGGACAGTGCTGGATGCCATTGACCAAATGTGGCTGCCTGTAGTGAGGACTTGGCGCCTCAATGAGCGGCACTATGGGGGTCTGACTGGCCTTAATAAAGCAGAAACTGCTGCCAAGCATGGTGAGGCCCAAGTAAAGATCTGGAGGCGCTCCTATGATGTCCCGCCACCTCCAATGGAACCCGACCATCCCTTCTACAGCAACATCAGTAAG GATCGCAGGTATGCAGACCTCACTGAAGATCAGCTACCCTCCTGTGAGAGTCTGAAGGACACAATTGCCAGAGCTCTGCCCTTTTGGAATGAAGAAATAGTTCCCCAGATCAAGGAGGGGAAACGGGTCCTGATTGCAGCCCACGGCAACAGCCTTCGGGGCATTGTCAAGCATCTGGAGG GTCTTTCTGAAGAGGCTATCATGGAGCTGAACCTGCCAACAGGTATTCCCATGGTCTATGAATTGGACAAGAACTTGAAGCCCATCAAGCCCATGCAGTTCCTGGGGGATGAAGAGACCGTGCGTAAAGCCATGGAAGCTGTGGCTGCCCAGGGCAAGGCCAAAAAGTGA
- the EXOSC1 gene encoding exosome complex component CSL4 isoform X2 — MRSRLRFPPVAVMAPPVRYCIPGERLCNLEEGSPGSGTYTRHGYIFSSLAGCLTKSSENGAVSSINSRFAKVHILYVGSTPLKNSFRGTIRKEDVRATEKDKVEIYKSFRPGDIVLAKVISLGDAQSNYLLTTAENELGVVVAHSESGVQMVPISWCEMQCPKTHTKEFRKVARVQPEFLQT; from the exons ATGAGAAGTCGACTTCGTTTCCCTCCTGTGGCAGTCATGGCGCCACCCGTGAGGTACTGCATTCCGG GCGAACGTCTGTGTAACTTGGAGGAGGGCAGCCCGGGCAGCGGCACTTACACGCGACACGGCTACATCTTTTCGTCGCTTGCTGGCTGCCTGACGAAGAGCAGCGAGAACGGCGCG GTCTCTAGCATCAATTCGCGCTTTGCCAAAGTGCACATCCTATATGTGGGGTCCACACCACTTAAGAACTCTTTTCGAGGAACTATCCG cAAGGAAGATGTCCGAGCTACTGAAAAAGACAAG GTTGAGATTTATAAGAGTTTCCGCCCAGGTGACATTGTCCTAGCCAAAGTG ATCTCCCTGGGTGACGCACAGTCCAATTACCTTCTGACCACTGCTGAAAATGAGCTTGGGGTAGTGGTGGCCCACAGTGAATCGG GTGTCCAGATGGTTCCCATTAGCTGGTGTGAGATGCAGTGCCCTAAGACTCACACTAAAGAATTCCGGAAAGTGGCTCGAGTACAGCCTGAATTCTTGCAGACCTAA
- the EXOSC1 gene encoding exosome complex component CSL4 isoform X1 has translation MRSRLRFPPVAVMAPPVRYCIPGERLCNLEEGSPGSGTYTRHGYIFSSLAGCLTKSSENGALPVISVMRETESQLLPDVGAIVTCKVSSINSRFAKVHILYVGSTPLKNSFRGTIRKEDVRATEKDKVEIYKSFRPGDIVLAKVISLGDAQSNYLLTTAENELGVVVAHSESGVQMVPISWCEMQCPKTHTKEFRKVARVQPEFLQT, from the exons ATGAGAAGTCGACTTCGTTTCCCTCCTGTGGCAGTCATGGCGCCACCCGTGAGGTACTGCATTCCGG GCGAACGTCTGTGTAACTTGGAGGAGGGCAGCCCGGGCAGCGGCACTTACACGCGACACGGCTACATCTTTTCGTCGCTTGCTGGCTGCCTGACGAAGAGCAGCGAGAACGGCGCG CTTCCTGTCATTTCTGtgatgagagaaacagaatcccaattACTACCAGATGTGGGGGCTATTGTAACCTGTAAG GTCTCTAGCATCAATTCGCGCTTTGCCAAAGTGCACATCCTATATGTGGGGTCCACACCACTTAAGAACTCTTTTCGAGGAACTATCCG cAAGGAAGATGTCCGAGCTACTGAAAAAGACAAG GTTGAGATTTATAAGAGTTTCCGCCCAGGTGACATTGTCCTAGCCAAAGTG ATCTCCCTGGGTGACGCACAGTCCAATTACCTTCTGACCACTGCTGAAAATGAGCTTGGGGTAGTGGTGGCCCACAGTGAATCGG GTGTCCAGATGGTTCCCATTAGCTGGTGTGAGATGCAGTGCCCTAAGACTCACACTAAAGAATTCCGGAAAGTGGCTCGAGTACAGCCTGAATTCTTGCAGACCTAA
- the EXOSC1 gene encoding exosome complex component CSL4 isoform X3, which produces MWGPHHLRTLFEELSARKMSELLKKTRLLVEIYKSFRPGDIVLAKVISLGDAQSNYLLTTAENELGVVVAHSESGVQMVPISWCEMQCPKTHTKEFRKVARVQPEFLQT; this is translated from the exons ATGTGGGGTCCACACCACTTAAGAACTCTTTTCGAGGAACTATCCG cAAGGAAGATGTCCGAGCTACTGAAAAAGACAAGGTTGTTG GTTGAGATTTATAAGAGTTTCCGCCCAGGTGACATTGTCCTAGCCAAAGTG ATCTCCCTGGGTGACGCACAGTCCAATTACCTTCTGACCACTGCTGAAAATGAGCTTGGGGTAGTGGTGGCCCACAGTGAATCGG GTGTCCAGATGGTTCCCATTAGCTGGTGTGAGATGCAGTGCCCTAAGACTCACACTAAAGAATTCCGGAAAGTGGCTCGAGTACAGCCTGAATTCTTGCAGACCTAA